One segment of Herbaspirillum hiltneri N3 DNA contains the following:
- a CDS encoding HPr family phosphocarrier protein, whose amino-acid sequence MIQKELEIINKLGLHARASAKFTQLASKYKCEVWMTFNKRRVNAKSIMGVMMLAAGKGTKVLLETEGDDEQDCFNALEALILDRFGEGQ is encoded by the coding sequence ATGATTCAAAAAGAACTTGAGATCATCAACAAGCTCGGTCTGCATGCGCGCGCATCGGCCAAATTCACGCAGCTGGCGTCGAAGTACAAGTGTGAAGTCTGGATGACCTTCAACAAGCGCCGCGTCAACGCCAAGTCCATCATGGGCGTCATGATGCTGGCAGCCGGCAAGGGCACCAAAGTACTGCTGGAAACCGAAGGCGACGACGAGCAGGATTGCTTCAATGCATTGGAAGCGCTGATCCTGGACCGTTTCGGCGAAGGCCAGTAG
- a CDS encoding ammonium transporter, translating into MSIKKMFSSALAIGTLLLAVGFAAPAQAQDAPKPEAAVAAAPAAEAPKADAPKAAAPAAAPAAAAAAAPAPVPNKGDTAWMLVCTAFVILMTLPGLGLFYGGLVRSKNMLSVLMQCFVIFSLIYILWFVYGYSIAFTEGSAFFGGFDRLFLHGLNGDSTTATFSKGVVIPELSFVAFQGAFAAITVALIIGSFAERVKFSAVIVFSILWFTFSYLPMAHMVWFWPGPDAFTDAAAAEKATAISGWLFQKGALDYAGGTVVHINAAIAGLVGSYVIGKRVGYGKEAFKPHSLTLTMVGASLLWFGWFGFNAGSGLEANGGAALSFVNTILATAAAVLSWSFGEWIGKGKPSMLGAASGAVAGLVAITPAAGFVGVCGAVVMGLLAGLLCLWGVTGLKKLLGSDDALDVFGVHGVGGILGAILTGVFAAPSLGGTGIYDYVANAVAPDYSIGGQVWIQFQGVLTTVILSGVVSFIAYKLVDIVIGLRVTEEEEREGLDISSHGESAYHS; encoded by the coding sequence ATGAGTATCAAAAAAATGTTTTCAAGTGCGCTCGCAATCGGCACGTTGTTGTTGGCGGTAGGTTTTGCCGCACCGGCCCAGGCGCAAGACGCGCCGAAGCCGGAAGCCGCCGTCGCGGCTGCTCCTGCGGCGGAAGCGCCAAAGGCTGATGCACCGAAGGCCGCGGCGCCTGCAGCGGCTCCGGCTGCTGCCGCCGCCGCTGCGCCGGCGCCTGTTCCGAACAAGGGCGACACGGCCTGGATGCTGGTATGTACTGCATTCGTGATCCTGATGACCTTGCCGGGCCTGGGCCTGTTCTACGGCGGCCTGGTCCGCAGCAAGAACATGCTGTCGGTGCTGATGCAATGTTTCGTGATCTTCTCGCTGATCTACATCCTGTGGTTCGTCTACGGCTATAGCATCGCATTCACCGAAGGCAGCGCGTTCTTCGGCGGCTTCGATCGTCTGTTCCTGCACGGCCTGAACGGCGATTCGACCACTGCGACTTTCAGCAAGGGCGTCGTGATTCCCGAGCTGTCGTTCGTGGCCTTCCAGGGCGCGTTCGCAGCCATCACCGTGGCGCTGATTATCGGTTCCTTCGCAGAGCGCGTGAAGTTCTCCGCCGTGATCGTGTTCTCGATCCTGTGGTTCACTTTCTCGTATCTGCCGATGGCGCACATGGTCTGGTTCTGGCCTGGTCCGGATGCATTCACCGACGCTGCTGCTGCAGAAAAGGCGACTGCGATTTCGGGTTGGCTGTTCCAGAAGGGCGCGCTGGATTATGCCGGCGGCACCGTGGTGCACATCAACGCTGCGATCGCCGGTCTGGTCGGTTCGTATGTGATCGGCAAGCGCGTCGGTTACGGCAAGGAAGCGTTCAAGCCGCATAGCCTGACTCTGACCATGGTCGGCGCCTCGCTGCTGTGGTTCGGCTGGTTCGGTTTCAATGCCGGCTCCGGTCTGGAAGCCAACGGCGGTGCTGCGTTGTCCTTCGTCAACACCATCCTCGCAACTGCTGCTGCAGTGCTGTCGTGGAGCTTCGGTGAATGGATCGGCAAGGGCAAGCCTTCGATGCTGGGTGCAGCGTCGGGTGCGGTCGCCGGTCTGGTGGCGATTACTCCTGCAGCCGGTTTCGTCGGTGTCTGCGGTGCGGTCGTGATGGGCCTGCTGGCCGGTCTGCTGTGCCTGTGGGGTGTCACCGGCCTGAAGAAGCTGCTGGGTTCGGACGATGCGCTGGACGTGTTCGGCGTGCACGGCGTGGGCGGTATCCTGGGTGCGATCCTGACTGGCGTGTTCGCTGCGCCTAGCCTGGGCGGCACAGGTATCTATGACTACGTCGCCAACGCAGTCGCTCCCGACTACTCGATCGGCGGTCAGGTCTGGATTCAGTTCCAGGGCGTGCTGACCACAGTGATCCTGTCGGGCGTGGTCTCCTTCATCGCCTACAAGCTGGTCGACATCGTGATCGGTCTGCGTGTGACGGAAGAAGAAGAACGCGAAGGTCTGGACATCTCCAGCCACGGCGAGTCGGCTTACCACTCCTGA
- the gshA gene encoding glutamate--cysteine ligase: protein MVPHLVTALNGPLLDLEKKILGATPAIERWFRMEWQEHTPPFYCSVDLRNAGFKLAPVDTNLFPGGFNNLSPEMLPLAVQAAMAAIEKYCPDAKNLLLIPENHTRNSFYLQNIARLMQIFRQTGLNVRLGTLEDIKKPKQIDLPDGSTITLEPLERSKNGRRLGLKNFDPCTVLLNNDLSIGIPSVLENLDEQNVLPPLHAGWAVRRKSNHFSAYDDVVKKFAKLVDVDPWMLNPLYAKCGELNLQEDAGSDCLADNVSSLLSKIRKKYKEYGIKEQPFVIVKANAGTYGMGIMTVRDASEVKDLNRKQRSKLVVGKEGLEVNELVIQEGVHSFERINEAVAEPVVYMIDRYVVGGFYRVHAERGINENLNAPGAHFVPLAFQQQHALPDLQAKPGTAAPNRFYMYGVVARLALLAASLEMEKTDPNPEVY, encoded by the coding sequence ATGGTTCCGCATCTTGTCACCGCCCTCAACGGTCCGCTTCTCGACCTGGAAAAGAAAATCCTGGGCGCAACGCCTGCGATCGAGCGCTGGTTCCGCATGGAGTGGCAAGAGCACACGCCGCCGTTCTATTGTTCCGTCGACCTGCGCAACGCGGGCTTCAAGCTGGCGCCGGTGGATACCAACCTGTTCCCGGGCGGTTTCAACAATCTGTCGCCGGAAATGCTGCCGCTGGCCGTGCAAGCCGCGATGGCCGCGATCGAAAAATATTGCCCGGACGCAAAAAACCTGCTGCTGATTCCCGAGAATCACACGCGCAACAGCTTCTACCTGCAAAATATCGCGCGGCTGATGCAGATCTTCCGCCAGACCGGCCTGAATGTGCGCCTGGGTACGCTGGAAGACATCAAGAAGCCCAAGCAGATCGACCTGCCCGACGGCAGCACCATCACGCTGGAGCCGCTTGAGCGCTCCAAGAACGGCCGGCGCCTGGGTTTGAAGAACTTCGATCCGTGCACCGTGCTGCTCAACAACGACCTGTCGATCGGCATCCCGTCGGTGCTGGAAAACCTCGACGAACAAAACGTCTTGCCGCCGCTGCATGCCGGCTGGGCTGTGCGCCGCAAGAGCAACCACTTCTCGGCCTATGACGACGTGGTGAAGAAATTTGCCAAGCTGGTCGACGTCGACCCCTGGATGCTCAATCCGCTGTATGCGAAATGCGGCGAGCTCAATCTGCAGGAAGACGCCGGCTCGGATTGCCTGGCCGACAATGTCAGCAGCCTGCTGTCGAAGATCCGCAAGAAGTACAAGGAATACGGCATCAAGGAGCAGCCCTTCGTCATCGTCAAGGCCAATGCCGGCACTTACGGCATGGGCATCATGACCGTTCGGGACGCCAGCGAGGTCAAGGACCTCAACCGCAAGCAGCGCAGCAAGCTGGTGGTCGGCAAGGAAGGCCTGGAGGTCAACGAACTGGTGATCCAGGAAGGCGTGCATTCGTTCGAGCGCATCAACGAAGCCGTCGCCGAACCGGTGGTCTACATGATCGACCGCTACGTGGTGGGCGGCTTCTACCGCGTCCACGCCGAGCGCGGCATCAATGAAAACCTGAACGCCCCCGGCGCGCATTTCGTGCCGCTGGCGTTCCAGCAGCAACACGCCTTGCCGGATCTGCAAGCCAAGCCCGGCACTGCGGCGCCGAACCGTTTCTACATGTACGGCGTGGTCGCGCGCCTGGCGCTGCTGGCCGCTTCGCTGGAAATGGAAAAGACCGATCCAAATCCGGAAGTCTATTAA
- the gshB gene encoding glutathione synthase — MKIAFLADPLDTFKTYKDSTFAMMREAARRGHAIYAFEQNDVVLESGLVTANVAKITLTGEADDWYRADAPASAFLSEFDAIVIRKDPPFDMEYIYTTYLLELAEKQGARVFNKPEAIRSHNEKLAIAQFPQYTAPTLVTRDAKRLRAFHAEHKDVILKPLDGMGGMGIFRIGQDGMNLGSVIETLTDNGNRTIMAQRFIPEISQGDKRILLIGGKVVPHVLARIPQGGEVRGNLAAGGLGVAQPISPRELEIAEALAPVLAQRGLLLVGLDAIGNYLTEINVTSPTCFQEITQQSGFDVTAMFVDALEAAVAGS, encoded by the coding sequence ATGAAAATCGCTTTCCTCGCCGACCCGCTCGACACTTTCAAGACCTACAAGGACTCGACTTTCGCCATGATGCGCGAAGCCGCCCGGCGCGGCCACGCCATCTACGCGTTCGAGCAGAACGACGTCGTGCTGGAAAGCGGCCTGGTGACCGCCAACGTCGCGAAGATCACGCTCACCGGCGAGGCCGACGACTGGTATCGCGCCGACGCGCCGGCCTCGGCCTTCCTGTCGGAATTCGACGCCATCGTGATCCGCAAGGATCCGCCGTTCGACATGGAGTACATCTACACGACGTATCTGCTGGAACTGGCCGAGAAGCAGGGCGCACGCGTCTTCAACAAGCCCGAAGCGATCCGCAGCCACAACGAAAAACTGGCGATTGCGCAATTTCCGCAGTACACCGCGCCGACGCTGGTCACGCGCGACGCCAAACGCCTGCGCGCATTCCACGCCGAACACAAGGACGTGATCCTGAAGCCGCTCGACGGCATGGGCGGCATGGGTATTTTCCGCATCGGCCAGGATGGCATGAACCTCGGCTCGGTCATCGAAACCCTGACCGACAACGGCAACCGGACCATCATGGCGCAGCGTTTCATCCCGGAAATTTCCCAGGGCGACAAGCGCATTCTGCTGATTGGCGGTAAAGTGGTGCCGCACGTTTTGGCGCGCATCCCGCAAGGCGGGGAAGTGCGCGGCAATCTGGCGGCCGGCGGTCTCGGCGTGGCGCAACCGATTTCGCCGCGCGAGCTGGAGATCGCCGAAGCACTGGCGCCGGTATTGGCGCAGCGGGGGTTGTTGCTGGTAGGATTGGACGCTATTGGCAATTATTTAACAGAAATCAACGTCACCAGTCCGACCTGTTTCCAGGAAATCACGCAGCAAAGCGGCTTCGATGTTACCGCCATGTTCGTCGATGCGCTGGAAGCTGCAGTCGCCGGCAGCTGA
- a CDS encoding PTS sugar transporter subunit IIA, whose amino-acid sequence MVGILLLTHAPLGQAFIAAATHVFRGLPERIEAIDVIADQNPAEVQRMAADAVHRLDDGSGVLVITDVMGGTPSNCTGYLCAIDNVEIIAGISLPMLLRALTYRNDTLDVVMEMALAGGQSGAVRIDNRIRVSSQ is encoded by the coding sequence ATGGTCGGAATCCTTCTCCTCACGCATGCCCCGCTGGGCCAGGCTTTCATTGCAGCGGCCACGCATGTCTTCCGCGGCTTGCCGGAGCGCATCGAAGCAATCGACGTCATCGCCGACCAGAATCCGGCGGAGGTGCAGCGCATGGCCGCTGACGCCGTACATCGCCTCGACGACGGCAGCGGCGTGCTGGTCATCACCGACGTCATGGGCGGCACGCCGTCCAATTGCACGGGTTACCTGTGCGCCATCGACAATGTCGAAATCATCGCCGGCATCAGCCTGCCGATGCTGCTGCGCGCGCTGACCTACCGCAACGACACGCTCGACGTCGTCATGGAAATGGCGCTCGCCGGCGGCCAGAGCGGCGCCGTCCGGATCGACAACCGCATTCGCGTTTCATCCCAATAA
- a CDS encoding TorF family putative porin, with protein sequence MKKLILATAVAASFVTSFAHAEDAPKPDNEVTFNAAVVSDYRYRGLTQTRFDPALQVGADYTHNPTGLYAGTWLTNIKWIKDTVGNGGKGNIEWDLYAGKRGDIGGGFTYDVGGLYYYYPRNNYANIAKNANTFELYGQVGYGPAYFKYSQSLTNLFGATNSKYSQYYDLGGNFETYYGVMLGLHLGHQTIHGSPAASSYNDWKIGLSKTFDDLAGITLGVAYVGTDLKDGVSTTPASDGSKNVGKNGVVFSLSKTF encoded by the coding sequence ATGAAAAAATTGATTCTTGCAACAGCAGTCGCAGCATCGTTTGTCACCAGCTTCGCACACGCGGAAGACGCACCCAAGCCAGATAATGAAGTGACGTTCAACGCTGCCGTCGTCAGCGACTACCGTTATCGCGGCCTGACACAAACTCGCTTCGATCCCGCTCTGCAAGTTGGTGCTGACTACACGCACAACCCGACAGGTCTGTATGCCGGCACATGGCTGACCAACATCAAGTGGATCAAGGACACCGTCGGCAACGGCGGCAAGGGCAATATCGAGTGGGATCTGTATGCCGGTAAGCGCGGCGACATCGGCGGTGGCTTCACTTATGACGTCGGCGGCCTGTATTACTACTATCCACGCAACAACTACGCGAACATCGCCAAGAACGCCAATACCTTTGAACTGTACGGCCAGGTCGGTTACGGCCCTGCTTACTTCAAATACTCGCAATCCCTTACCAATTTGTTCGGCGCGACCAACAGCAAATATAGCCAGTACTACGATCTGGGCGGCAATTTCGAAACCTACTATGGCGTGATGCTGGGTCTGCATCTGGGTCACCAGACCATCCACGGCTCTCCGGCGGCATCCAGCTACAACGACTGGAAAATCGGCCTGAGCAAGACGTTTGACGACCTGGCCGGCATCACTCTGGGCGTCGCCTATGTCGGCACCGATCTGAAAGACGGCGTTTCCACCACACCAGCATCGGACGGCTCCAAGAACGTAGGCAAGAACGGCGTCGTGTTTTCTCTCAGCAAAACTTTCTAA
- a CDS encoding P-II family nitrogen regulator encodes MKLITAIIKPFKLDEVREALSAIGVQGITVTEVKGFGRQKGHTELYRGAEYVVDFLPKTKIEAAVDDSIVERALEAIEAAARTGKIGDGKIFVQDLLDVIRIRTGETGKDAL; translated from the coding sequence ATGAAACTGATTACAGCGATCATCAAACCATTCAAGCTCGACGAGGTGCGTGAAGCCTTGTCGGCGATCGGCGTGCAAGGCATCACCGTGACGGAAGTCAAGGGCTTCGGGCGCCAAAAGGGCCACACCGAGCTGTATCGCGGTGCGGAATATGTTGTGGACTTCCTGCCGAAGACCAAGATCGAAGCCGCAGTCGACGATTCCATCGTCGAGCGCGCGCTGGAAGCCATCGAGGCTGCAGCACGCACAGGCAAAATCGGCGACGGCAAGATCTTTGTACAGGATCTGCTGGACGTTATCCGCATCCGTACCGGCGAAACCGGCAAAGACGCTCTTTAA
- the ptsP gene encoding phosphoenolpyruvate--protein phosphotransferase, which translates to MASFTLHGIPVSKGIAIGRAHLLAPAALDVKHYLIPEEQVEAEVLRLKNAIAAVHQELQIIRDDLPKDAPPELGAFIDVHALILSDPMLAEVPLNIIRHRYYNAEWALVTQIDGLSAQFDEIEDPYLRERKADIQQVGDRVLKVLTGSAINLPPAAGEGATASIIVVAHDISPADMLQFRDGAFAGFVTDLGGQNSHTAIVARSLDIPASVGMNNASVLVKQDDVLIIDGDAGVAIVNPSPLVLAQYRARQERMLRDRKKLGRLKKTPAITQDGTEITLLANIELPSDSAPALEAGANGVGLFRSEFLFMGRAGHLEKFPSEDEQFDSYCQTVVSMKGRPVTIRTLDVGADKPLDEDEQTALNPALGLRAIRYCLSEPQMFLTQLRAILRASAFGPIKLLIPMMAHAFEVDQTLALIEQAKEQLRQRKQKFDEDIEIGAMIEIPAAALALPIFIKRLDFLSIGTNDLIQYTLAIDRVDHEVAHLYDPLHPAVLFLLSSVISMARKAGIPVAVCGEMAGDVKWTRLLLGMGLLEFSMHPSQLLSVKQEILNSDLTLLEPQVKKVLKATEPSAIEAAMAQLRAISSEPEIKAAAARRR; encoded by the coding sequence ATGGCATCTTTCACCTTACACGGCATTCCTGTTTCCAAAGGGATCGCCATCGGCCGCGCGCATCTGCTCGCGCCGGCCGCGCTGGACGTCAAACATTATCTGATTCCCGAAGAGCAGGTCGAAGCCGAAGTCTTGCGCCTCAAGAACGCAATCGCCGCCGTCCATCAGGAACTGCAAATCATCCGCGATGACTTGCCCAAGGACGCGCCGCCGGAACTGGGCGCCTTCATCGACGTGCATGCGCTGATCCTGTCGGACCCGATGCTGGCCGAAGTGCCGCTCAACATCATCCGTCATCGTTATTACAACGCCGAATGGGCGCTGGTGACGCAGATTGACGGCTTGTCGGCGCAGTTCGACGAGATCGAAGACCCCTACCTGCGCGAGCGCAAGGCCGACATCCAGCAAGTCGGCGACCGCGTGCTCAAGGTATTGACCGGCAGCGCCATCAATTTGCCGCCGGCTGCGGGAGAGGGCGCCACCGCCAGCATCATCGTCGTTGCGCATGACATTTCGCCGGCCGACATGCTGCAGTTCCGCGACGGCGCTTTCGCCGGTTTTGTCACCGACCTCGGCGGCCAGAATTCGCATACCGCCATCGTTGCGCGCAGCCTCGACATCCCCGCCTCGGTCGGGATGAACAATGCCTCGGTGCTGGTCAAGCAGGACGATGTGCTGATCATCGACGGCGACGCCGGCGTGGCCATCGTCAATCCGTCGCCGCTGGTGCTGGCGCAATACCGCGCGCGGCAGGAGCGCATGCTGCGCGACCGCAAGAAATTAGGCCGTCTCAAGAAAACCCCGGCGATCACCCAGGACGGCACCGAAATCACGCTGCTGGCCAACATCGAGTTGCCCTCCGACAGCGCTCCGGCGCTGGAAGCGGGCGCCAACGGCGTCGGCCTGTTCCGCTCCGAATTCCTGTTCATGGGCCGCGCCGGGCATCTGGAAAAATTCCCGTCCGAGGACGAACAATTCGATTCGTATTGCCAGACCGTGGTGTCCATGAAGGGCCGGCCGGTCACGATCCGCACGCTCGACGTCGGCGCCGACAAGCCGCTCGACGAAGACGAGCAGACCGCACTGAATCCGGCCCTGGGTTTGCGCGCGATCCGCTACTGCCTGAGCGAGCCGCAGATGTTCCTGACCCAGCTGCGGGCGATTTTGCGCGCCTCGGCCTTCGGCCCGATCAAGCTGCTGATCCCGATGATGGCGCACGCATTCGAAGTCGACCAGACGCTGGCCCTGATCGAGCAGGCCAAGGAGCAATTGCGCCAACGCAAGCAGAAGTTCGACGAGGACATCGAGATCGGCGCCATGATCGAAATCCCGGCGGCCGCGCTGGCCTTGCCGATTTTCATCAAGCGCCTCGACTTCCTGTCGATCGGCACCAACGATCTGATCCAGTACACGCTGGCCATCGATCGCGTCGACCACGAGGTGGCGCATCTGTACGATCCCTTGCATCCGGCCGTGCTGTTCCTGTTGTCGAGCGTGATTTCGATGGCGCGCAAGGCCGGCATCCCGGTCGCCGTGTGCGGAGAAATGGCGGGCGACGTGAAGTGGACCAGGCTGTTGCTCGGCATGGGCCTGCTGGAGTTTTCCATGCATCCTTCGCAACTGTTGTCGGTCAAGCAGGAAATCCTCAACAGCGACCTCACCCTGCTGGAGCCGCAGGTCAAAAAGGTGCTGAAGGCCACCGAGCCGTCCGCCATCGAGGCCGCCATGGCGCAATTGCGCGCCATCAGCAGCGAACCGGAAATCAAGGCGGCCGCCGCAAGGCGCCGCTGA